Proteins from a single region of Streptomyces sp. TN58:
- a CDS encoding FAD-dependent oxidoreductase — translation MSETTTGLPVVVIGAGPAGLAAAAHLDERGLDFLVLEAGPHAGTATREWSHVRLFSTWGEVVDPAAEKLLAQAGWVKPDPAAYPTGGDWAVRYLQPLADTLGDRVRYGARVTGVSRAGRDRIVDAGRDTQPFVVHTETGDGREERLFARAVIDASGTWSTPGPAGADGLAALGEKAAADRITYRVPDLKDPAVRARYAGRRTAVIGSGASAFTALAYLADLAQSGDGAGTHATWILRRGISGSTFGGGEADQLPARGALGLAAKAAVDGGYADAVTGFRTDAFERDAGGRLVLVGEDGRRLDAVDEVIVLTGFRPDLAFLDELRLGLDERLQAPVALAPLIDPNQHSCGTVYPHGRAELSHPEKDLYLVGMKSYGRAPTFLAMTGYEQVRSVAAHLAGDHEAAERVELALPETGVCGGAGLFDEPAAAETGGGCCAAPAALTIGAAPACADGR, via the coding sequence ATGAGCGAGACCACCACCGGGCTGCCCGTCGTCGTGATCGGGGCCGGCCCCGCCGGCCTGGCCGCCGCCGCCCACCTCGACGAGCGCGGCCTGGACTTCCTCGTCCTCGAAGCCGGCCCCCACGCCGGGACCGCGACCCGCGAGTGGTCGCACGTGCGCCTGTTCTCCACCTGGGGCGAAGTCGTCGACCCGGCCGCCGAGAAGCTCCTCGCGCAGGCCGGCTGGGTGAAGCCCGACCCGGCCGCCTACCCCACCGGCGGCGACTGGGCCGTCCGCTACCTCCAGCCCCTCGCCGACACCCTCGGCGACCGGGTCCGCTACGGCGCCCGCGTCACCGGCGTCTCCCGGGCGGGCCGGGACCGCATCGTCGACGCCGGCCGCGACACCCAGCCGTTCGTGGTCCACACCGAAACCGGCGACGGCCGTGAGGAGCGGCTCTTCGCCCGCGCCGTCATCGACGCCTCCGGCACCTGGTCCACCCCCGGCCCCGCCGGCGCCGACGGCCTCGCCGCCCTCGGCGAGAAGGCGGCCGCCGACCGGATCACCTACCGCGTCCCCGACCTGAAGGACCCCGCCGTGCGGGCCCGCTACGCGGGCAGGCGCACCGCCGTCATCGGCTCCGGCGCCTCCGCCTTCACCGCGCTGGCCTACCTCGCCGACCTCGCCCAGTCCGGCGACGGGGCCGGCACGCACGCGACGTGGATCCTGCGCCGCGGGATCTCCGGTTCCACCTTCGGCGGCGGCGAGGCCGACCAGCTGCCCGCCCGCGGCGCCCTCGGCCTGGCCGCGAAGGCCGCGGTGGACGGCGGCTACGCCGACGCGGTCACCGGATTCCGTACCGACGCCTTCGAGCGGGACGCCGGCGGCCGCCTGGTCCTGGTCGGCGAGGACGGACGCCGCCTGGACGCCGTGGACGAGGTCATCGTGCTGACCGGCTTCCGCCCCGACCTGGCCTTCCTCGACGAGCTGCGCCTCGGACTCGACGAACGCCTCCAGGCGCCGGTCGCCCTCGCGCCGCTGATCGACCCCAACCAGCACTCCTGCGGCACCGTCTACCCCCACGGCCGGGCCGAGCTCTCCCACCCGGAGAAGGACCTCTACCTCGTCGGCATGAAGTCCTACGGCCGCGCCCCGACCTTCCTGGCCATGACCGGCTACGAGCAGGTCCGCTCCGTCGCCGCACACCTCGCCGGCGACCACGAAGCCGCCGAACGCGTCGAACTCGCCCTCCCGGAGACCGGCGTGTGCGGCGGCGCGGGCCTCTTCGACGAGCCCGCCGCGGCGGAGACCGGCGGCGGGTGCTGCGCGGCCCCGGCCGCCCTCACCATCGGCGCCGCTCCCGCCTGCGCCGACGGCCGCTGA
- a CDS encoding phosphate/phosphite/phosphonate ABC transporter substrate-binding protein, translating into MTATFLYDANLRLEVDSPEWSVFLEDHSIRACGYHGDMAPLTKQLEEHMATFSYLPVLNYFHLRADPVYEPIASAVYAADGTTGIPSVLIVPAGSGVTDARDLRGKRLAIAHRFCTTSFLAPMLLVHDLGGRIDEFFGELVITPPYEGQVEAVVAGSADATFIQEDVWLKEPAYAETTRTIARRDHLPTPLFIAGKEASLQLRTTVRDFLLNYRSAKNESVLFSGFAPYDAAAVEETLRITEEAIA; encoded by the coding sequence ATGACCGCGACATTCTTGTACGATGCGAATCTGAGGCTGGAGGTCGATTCCCCGGAATGGTCCGTTTTCCTTGAGGATCACAGCATTCGCGCCTGCGGATATCACGGCGACATGGCTCCGCTGACCAAGCAGCTCGAAGAGCATATGGCGACGTTCTCGTATCTTCCCGTACTCAACTATTTCCACCTGCGCGCCGACCCCGTGTACGAGCCGATCGCCAGCGCCGTCTACGCGGCGGACGGCACCACCGGCATCCCGAGCGTGCTCATCGTCCCGGCGGGTAGCGGGGTTACCGATGCCCGAGATCTTCGCGGCAAGCGGCTGGCCATAGCGCACCGCTTCTGCACGACGAGCTTTCTTGCGCCCATGCTGCTGGTCCATGACCTGGGAGGCCGTATCGATGAGTTCTTCGGTGAACTCGTCATCACGCCGCCTTACGAGGGGCAGGTGGAGGCGGTCGTGGCAGGTTCGGCGGACGCGACGTTCATTCAGGAAGACGTGTGGCTGAAAGAACCGGCCTACGCTGAAACGACTCGTACGATCGCCCGGAGAGACCACCTGCCGACACCTCTGTTCATCGCCGGCAAAGAGGCCTCACTTCAGTTGCGCACGACCGTCCGAGATTTCTTGCTGAACTACAGATCGGCAAAGAACGAGTCTGTCCTCTTCTCCGGGTTCGCTCCCTACGACGCCGCGGCGGTCGAGGAGACTCTCCGGATCACCGAGGAGGCAATCGCTTGA
- a CDS encoding ArsR/SmtB family transcription factor, whose translation MSNVKVLPLLDPDAVACCPPLTERPMSADEAEAAAKMFKALGDPVRLRLFSAVASHEGGEACVCDISDVGVSQPTVSHHLKKLKEAGLLSSERRGTWVYYRVEPAVLSAMGALLAGAAKAAV comes from the coding sequence ATGTCGAACGTGAAGGTCCTGCCGCTGCTGGATCCCGACGCCGTCGCGTGCTGCCCTCCGCTGACCGAGCGCCCCATGTCCGCGGACGAGGCCGAGGCCGCCGCGAAGATGTTCAAGGCCCTCGGCGACCCGGTCCGCCTGCGCCTGTTCTCCGCCGTCGCCTCCCACGAGGGCGGAGAGGCATGCGTGTGCGACATCTCCGACGTCGGCGTCTCCCAGCCGACCGTCTCCCACCACCTCAAGAAGCTCAAGGAAGCCGGCCTGCTGTCCTCCGAGCGCCGCGGAACGTGGGTGTACTACCGCGTCGAGCCTGCCGTCCTCTCCGCCATGGGCGCGCTCCTGGCCGGCGCCGCGAAGGCGGCGGTGTGA